The Archangium lipolyticum genome window below encodes:
- the aroC gene encoding chorismate synthase, protein MNTLGTLFRITTFGESHGPALGTVIDGCPAGVPLEREFIQAALDRRRPGQSTITTARAEPDQVEILSGVFEGKTLGTPLAAIVRNTNQRSGDYDKLKTEDRPGHADAVWRERFKHRDHRGGGRTSGRETLCRVIGGAVAEAYLAQAFPSIRTVAWVSQVGNLVSVVPEPGLTRAMVDAHPTRCPDPVAREEMSRRILAAKEAGDSLGGSIDVRVDGLPVGLGEPIFGKIKALLAHALGSVGAVTGVVWGPPDLLARIEQPGSVFHSQKDTYGGIQGGLANGEPLALRVFFKPPATLADHAKGGRHDPCIMPRAVPVLEAMVSVVLADLILQLNARPHSA, encoded by the coding sequence CGACGGGTGCCCCGCGGGCGTTCCCCTGGAGCGTGAATTCATCCAGGCCGCGCTGGATCGCCGCCGTCCCGGCCAGTCCACCATCACCACCGCCCGCGCCGAGCCCGATCAGGTCGAGATCCTCTCCGGTGTCTTCGAGGGCAAGACGCTCGGCACGCCCCTGGCGGCCATCGTCCGCAACACCAACCAGCGCTCCGGGGACTACGACAAGCTCAAGACCGAGGACCGTCCCGGCCACGCGGACGCCGTCTGGCGCGAGCGCTTCAAGCACCGCGACCACCGGGGAGGCGGGCGCACCAGCGGCCGCGAGACGCTCTGCCGCGTCATCGGTGGCGCCGTCGCCGAGGCCTACCTCGCCCAGGCCTTCCCCTCCATCCGCACCGTCGCCTGGGTGTCGCAGGTGGGCAACCTCGTCTCCGTCGTGCCCGAGCCCGGCCTCACCCGCGCCATGGTGGATGCGCACCCCACCCGCTGCCCGGACCCGGTGGCTCGCGAGGAGATGTCCAGGCGGATCCTCGCCGCCAAGGAGGCCGGTGACAGCCTGGGCGGCAGCATCGACGTCCGCGTGGACGGCCTGCCCGTGGGTCTTGGCGAGCCCATCTTCGGGAAGATCAAGGCCCTGCTGGCGCATGCCCTGGGCAGCGTGGGCGCCGTCACCGGCGTCGTCTGGGGCCCGCCGGATCTGCTGGCGCGCATCGAGCAGCCCGGCAGTGTCTTCCACTCCCAGAAGGACACCTACGGCGGCATCCAGGGCGGTCTGGCCAATGGCGAGCCGTTGGCCCTGCGCGTCTTCTTCAAGCCTCCCGCCACGCTCGCGGACCATGCCAAGGGCGGGCGACATGACCCGTGCATCATGCCCCGCGCCGTGCCGGTGCTCGAGGCCATGGTCTCCGTCGTCCTGGCCGATCTCATCCTGCAGCTGAACGCCCGCCCCCACTCCGCATGA
- a CDS encoding 3-dehydroquinate synthase has translation MSTLPPGAYRPANDKWGSFKRLCASLPEGSLAVVDRRVARLHPTLLPSLQARKPRAIVQLTGGEVAKTFEALEQVLAAGLSMPRSGTLLAVGGGTIGDVSTVAAHLLKRGVRLVQVPTTLLAAVDSSLGGKGAVDMTVRGRVVKNPVGVFHYAEEAWLCPELYASLSETQLREGSLEAWKMVASLDAELFRAYARRAPSLERMVKDARRLKESVCAKDPYEHEGLRRVLNFGHTFGHVLESVSRFELSHGDAVGLGMLCALDVGRALGITPDEVAWRVEDALHQGPGLLGRERTAELLARAKIKDVVALLAADKKAGSAGELRMVLLTDLGTSVVRDVSAEQWRALWPAWTRGERP, from the coding sequence ATGAGCACACTTCCTCCTGGCGCCTACCGCCCCGCGAATGACAAGTGGGGCTCCTTCAAACGCCTGTGCGCGAGCCTCCCCGAGGGCAGCCTCGCCGTCGTGGATCGCCGCGTTGCGCGCCTGCACCCCACCCTGCTGCCGTCCCTCCAGGCCCGCAAGCCCCGCGCCATCGTCCAGCTCACTGGCGGCGAGGTCGCGAAGACCTTCGAGGCCCTGGAGCAGGTGCTGGCCGCGGGCCTGTCGATGCCGCGCTCGGGCACGCTGCTCGCCGTCGGAGGCGGCACCATCGGTGACGTGAGCACGGTGGCGGCGCACCTGCTCAAGCGCGGCGTGCGGCTCGTGCAGGTGCCCACCACGCTGCTGGCCGCGGTGGACAGCAGCCTGGGCGGCAAGGGCGCGGTGGACATGACCGTGCGCGGGCGCGTGGTGAAGAACCCGGTGGGCGTCTTCCACTACGCCGAGGAGGCGTGGCTCTGCCCCGAGCTCTACGCCAGCCTCTCGGAGACGCAGCTGCGCGAGGGCTCGCTGGAGGCCTGGAAGATGGTGGCCAGCCTCGACGCCGAGCTCTTCCGCGCCTACGCGCGCCGGGCGCCCTCGCTGGAGCGCATGGTGAAGGACGCGCGCCGCCTCAAGGAGTCCGTCTGCGCGAAGGATCCCTACGAGCACGAGGGCCTGCGGCGGGTGCTCAACTTCGGGCACACCTTCGGCCACGTGCTGGAGAGCGTCTCGCGCTTCGAGCTGTCGCACGGGGACGCGGTGGGGCTCGGCATGTTGTGCGCGCTCGACGTGGGCCGCGCCCTGGGCATCACCCCCGATGAGGTGGCGTGGCGGGTCGAGGACGCCCTGCACCAGGGCCCCGGGCTGCTCGGCCGCGAGCGGACGGCGGAGCTGCTCGCCCGCGCGAAGATCAAGGACGTGGTGGCCCTGCTGGCCGCGGACAAGAAGGCCGGGAGCGCCGGCGAGCTGCGGATGGTGTTGCTTACCGACCTGGGTACCTCGGTGGTGCGCGACGTGTCGGCGGAGCAGTGGCGAGCGCTGTGGCCGGCCTGGACCCGAGGGGAACGCCCATGA